A window from Megalops cyprinoides isolate fMegCyp1 chromosome 8, fMegCyp1.pri, whole genome shotgun sequence encodes these proteins:
- the LOC118781866 gene encoding cadherin-11-like isoform X1: protein MWEGFGLQVFLLCLGLAICSHAFIPSEHTHRRWLSLHRHKERGKEGQVLHRSKRGWVWNQFFVIEEYTGPDPVLVGRLHSDIDSGDGNIKYILSGEGAGTIFVIDDKTGNIHATKTLDREEQAQYTLTAQAVARDTNKPLEPPSEFIVKVQDINDNPPEFLHGPYYATVPEMSNVGTSVMQVTATDADDPTYGNSARLVYSILQGQPYFSVEPQTGIIRTALPNMDREARQEYDVVIQAKDMGGHMGGLSGTTEVKITLTDVNDNPPNFPQSVYAMSISEDKVPGEEVGRLKAKDPDLGENGLVTYRLIEGDGMGVFEITTDTETHEGVIKLKKAVDFETKRAYTLRVEASNMHVDPRFLSWGPYKDTATVKIMVEDADEPPTFTAPSYTFEVEENAPDGTVVGRVHAKDTDLTNSPVRYMISRYTDLEQLFSIGPEDGVIKTTRPLDRETLPWHNISVSATEIGGHHQDAKVRVNIKVRDINDNAPEFATQNEVLVCENVAPGKLIETISAVDKDEMAHRQYFHFSIAPEAVNNQNFSLKDNRDSTASIYVTRKGFSRMTQDIYFLPIEINDNGHPPMSSTNTLTIRICSCDSKDTILSCNVEPYILPAGLSTGALIAILACIVILLAIVVLFVALRRQKKEPLIVFEEEDIRENIITYDDEGGGEEDTEAFDIATLQNPDGANSFLPRKDIKPELQYPLRPGVQPLANSVDVDDFIKTRVSDADNDPTAPPYDSIQIYGYEGRGSIAGSLSSLESVTTDSDLDYDYLQSWGPRFKKLADIYGTKDSADNSS from the exons ATGTGGGAGGGCTTTGGACTGCAGGTGTTTCTGCTATGTTTGGGTTTGGCAATATGCAGCCATGCCTTCATTCCCTCGGAACACACACACCGGCGATGGCTATCATTGCATAGACACAAGGAGAGGGGTAAGGAGGGTCAGGTCCTCCATCGCTCCAAAAGGGGCTGGGTTTGGAACCAATTCTTTGTTATTGAGGAGTACACGGGACCAGACCCTGTACTTGTGGGACGG CTTCATTCAGACATTGACTCTGGAGATGGGAACATCAAGTACATTCTTTCAGGGGAAGGTGCAGGTACTATTTTTGTTATTGATGACAAGACGGGGAATATTCATGCCACAAAGACAttagacagagaggagcaggcccAGTACACGCTGACAGCACAGGCAGTGGCCAGAGACACCAATAAACCCCTGGAGCCACCTTCGGAGTTCATTGTCAAGGTGCAGGACATCAATGACAACCCCCCTGAGTTTCTTCATGGCCCGTACTATGCCACGGTGCCAGAGATGTCCAATGTGG GTACTTCAGTTATGCAGGTGACAGCCACAGATGCGGATGACCCAACTTATGGAAACAGTGCCAGACTGGTATACAGTATCCTGCAAGGTCAGCCATATTTCTCAGTGGAGCCACAGACAG GGATCATTAGGACAGCCCTTCCCAACATGGATAGAGAGGCGCGGCAGGAATATGATGTGGTCATACAGGCCAAGGACATGGGGGGCCACATGGGGGGACTGTCAGGGACAACAGAAGTGAAGATCACCCTGACAGATGTCAACGACAACCCTCCCAATTTCCCTCAGA GTGTCTATGCCATGTCCATCTCAGAGGACAAAGTGCCTGGTGAGGAGGTGGGCAGGCTGAAGGCTAAGGATCCTGACCTGGGGGAAAATGGACTGGTGACATATCGCCTGATTGAGGGAGATGGGATGGGCGTGTTTGAAATCACTACAGACACTGAGACCCACGAGGGTGTCATCAAATTGAAAAAG GCAGTGGATTTCGAAACCAAGCGGGCATACACCCTGAGGGTGGAGGCATCCAACATGCATGTGGACCCTCGCTTCCTTTCCTGGGGCCCTTACAAAGACACAGCCACCGTGAAGATCATGGTAGAGGATGCAGATGAGCCTCCCACCTTCACCGCACCTTCCTATACTTTTGAGGTGGAAGAGAATGCCCCTGACGGGACAGTGGTGGGACGGGTGCACGCCAAAGACACTGACCTCACTAACAGTCCTGTCAG GTACATGATCTCTCGCTACACGGACTTGGAACAGCTCTTTAGCATTGGTCCTGAGGATGGCGTCATTAAAACAACAAGACCACTGGATCGCGAGACACTGCCATGGCACAACATTTCTGTCAGTGCCACAGAAATTG GTGGACATCACCAGGATGCAAAAGTCCGTGTCAACATCAAAGTCAGAGATATAAATGACAATGCCCCGGAATTCGCCACCCAAAATGAAGTccttgtttgtgaaaatgttgcaCCTGGAAAA CTTATTGAGACCATCAGTGCAGTGGACAAGGATGAGATGGCCCATCGGCAGTACTTCCATTTCAGCATTGCACCTGAAGCTGTAAACAACCAGAACTTCTCTCTAAAAGACAACAGAG acAGCACCGCCAGCATCTATGTGACCCGAAAGGGCTTCAGTCGAATGACCCAGGATATCTACTTCCTGCCTATAGAGATCAATGACAATGGACACCCTCCTATGAGTAGCACCAACACATTAACTATCCGTATCTGCAGCTGTGACAGCAAGGATACTATTCTTTCTTGCAATGTGGAGCCCTACATCCTGCCTGCAGGGCTCAGCACTGGTGCACTCATTGCCATACTGGCCTGTATCGTCATTCTGCTGG CCATCGTTGTGCTGTTCGTGGCTTTACGCAGACAGAAGAAGGAGCCCTTAATTGTATTCGAGGAGGAAGACATTCGGGAAAATATTATAACGTACGATGATGAGGGTGGTGGTGAGGAGGACACAGAGGCCTTTGACATTGCTACACTGCAAAACCCAGATGGTGCCAACAGTTTCCTACCCCGCAAGGACATTAAACCTGAACTGCAGTATCCACTGCGGCCTGGAGTGCAGCCTTTAGCCAACAGTGTGGACGTGGATGATTTCATCAAGACCAGGGTCTCGGACGCAGACAATGACCCCACTGCACCACCCTATGACTCCATCCAGATCTATGGTTACGAGGGACGTGGCTCCATTGCTGGCTCACTCAGCTCCCTGGAATCGGTCACCACAGACTCAGACCTGGACTATGACTACCTCCAAAGTTGGGGTCCACGCTTCAAGAAGCTGGCCGATATATATGGCACCAAAGACTCTGCTGATAACAGCTCCTAA
- the LOC118781866 gene encoding cadherin-11-like isoform X2 — protein sequence MAHRQYFHFSIAPEAVNNQNFSLKDNRDSTASIYVTRKGFSRMTQDIYFLPIEINDNGHPPMSSTNTLTIRICSCDSKDTILSCNVEPYILPAGLSTGALIAILACIVILLAIVVLFVALRRQKKEPLIVFEEEDIRENIITYDDEGGGEEDTEAFDIATLQNPDGANSFLPRKDIKPELQYPLRPGVQPLANSVDVDDFIKTRVSDADNDPTAPPYDSIQIYGYEGRGSIAGSLSSLESVTTDSDLDYDYLQSWGPRFKKLADIYGTKDSADNSS from the exons ATGGCCCATCGGCAGTACTTCCATTTCAGCATTGCACCTGAAGCTGTAAACAACCAGAACTTCTCTCTAAAAGACAACAGAG acAGCACCGCCAGCATCTATGTGACCCGAAAGGGCTTCAGTCGAATGACCCAGGATATCTACTTCCTGCCTATAGAGATCAATGACAATGGACACCCTCCTATGAGTAGCACCAACACATTAACTATCCGTATCTGCAGCTGTGACAGCAAGGATACTATTCTTTCTTGCAATGTGGAGCCCTACATCCTGCCTGCAGGGCTCAGCACTGGTGCACTCATTGCCATACTGGCCTGTATCGTCATTCTGCTGG CCATCGTTGTGCTGTTCGTGGCTTTACGCAGACAGAAGAAGGAGCCCTTAATTGTATTCGAGGAGGAAGACATTCGGGAAAATATTATAACGTACGATGATGAGGGTGGTGGTGAGGAGGACACAGAGGCCTTTGACATTGCTACACTGCAAAACCCAGATGGTGCCAACAGTTTCCTACCCCGCAAGGACATTAAACCTGAACTGCAGTATCCACTGCGGCCTGGAGTGCAGCCTTTAGCCAACAGTGTGGACGTGGATGATTTCATCAAGACCAGGGTCTCGGACGCAGACAATGACCCCACTGCACCACCCTATGACTCCATCCAGATCTATGGTTACGAGGGACGTGGCTCCATTGCTGGCTCACTCAGCTCCCTGGAATCGGTCACCACAGACTCAGACCTGGACTATGACTACCTCCAAAGTTGGGGTCCACGCTTCAAGAAGCTGGCCGATATATATGGCACCAAAGACTCTGCTGATAACAGCTCCTAA